A genomic region of Rhipicephalus sanguineus isolate Rsan-2018 chromosome 1, BIME_Rsan_1.4, whole genome shotgun sequence contains the following coding sequences:
- the LOC119381202 gene encoding uncharacterized protein LOC119381202, with the protein MVRPVPSSFGFSVVAKAERLLLQARINNCRDDIRKLENEAFFARRHLEFHCPDHFVSIQLYANHQAKLRSLEAEDAHEVKLARLSGSTKPRRPEGSTVTVHNLSTYRLDPAESSVLELGLNFNTGPASDVRRVICAAENAVNQVHQSHRDEARTRVVGVLSRLRQRKFPSPLSADERGAIKRLRENGEIVILPADKGNATVVLDTAVYKRKMLDLLEDQDTYIRLTRDPTLKVQKELQKLLSDVFRFVPPEHKGLYYSLLCHNGSAPALYGLPKIHKPDVPLRPIVDFTRSPLHKLSGYLHRMLSPLVGQGNTHVRNSAHFVEKIGSLVFDEDEVMVSFGVVSLFTSIPTDLAVESCAAALEADPHLAERSPFDVPDLRKLLSFCLANTYFSFDKVFYKQVHGAPMGASVSVTAANLTMEWLENRALASFSPSPRIFLRYVDDCFCVIERSALEAFTAHLNNQSTAIQFTVEMEANQRLPFLDVLVKRTNGALSFSVYRKGTHTGRYLNFKSVHPDTHKRSVVASLLGRANRLCTNPEDLNADVKMVREDLSTCGYRQRLLMRWNIACLLPHSLPVSDRENAQLFLMCPE; encoded by the exons ATGGTTAG GCCAGTACCTTCCAGTTTTGGCTTTAGTGTCGTCGCAAAGGCCGAGAGACTTCTGCTGCAAGCAAGGATTAATAATTGCCGTGACGACATCCGGAAACTTGAGAATGAAGCGTTTTTTGCTCGGCGTCACCTCGAGTTCCACTGCCCGGACCACTTTGTTAGCATCCAGCTTTACGCCAATCACCAGGCCAAGTTACGTTCCCTCGAAGCCGAGGATGCGCATGAAGTCAAGCTTGCCCGACTTTCGGGATCAACCAAGCCGCGTCGCCCTGAAGGCTCGACAGTGACGGTACACAACCTTTCTACGTACAGACTGGATCCTGCCGAGTCCTCTGTTCTCGAGCTTGGCTTGAACTTCAATACTGGACCAGCGTCGGACGTTAGAAGGGTGATCTGTGCTGCTGAAAACGCTGTCAACCAAGTTCATCAGTCTCACCGGGATGAAGCCCGTACCCGCGTTGTCGGGGTGCTGTCTCGGTTGCGCCAAAGGAAGTTTCCTTCCCCTCTTTCCGCTGATGAGCGCGGCGCTATAAAACGGCTTCGGGAAAACGGTGAAATCGTCATCCTCCCAGCTGACAAGGGAAATGCCACGGTAGTCCTGGATACTGCCGTCTACAAACGAAAGATGCTGGATTTACTTGAAGACCAGGATACATACATACGGCTCACACGTGACCCTACGTTGAAGGTACAGAAGGAACTACAGAAGctcctttcggacgtctttcgttttgttccgcctgagcacaaAGGCCTTTATTACTCGCTTCTCTGTCACAACGGCTCGGCCCCTGCTCTGTATGGCCTGCCGAAAATTCACAAACCGGATGTTCCTCTTCGGCCCATAGTTGACTTCACCCGTTCTCCCCTGCACAAGCTATCCGGCTACCTTCATAGAATGCTATCACCCCTAGTTGGACAAGGCAACACTCACGTGCGCAACTCCGCCCATTTCGTTGAAAAAATCGGCTCCTTGGTCTTTGATGAAGACGAGGTGATGGTTTCGTTTGGCGTGGTCTCCTTGTTCACTTCCATTCCCACTGATCTCGCCGTTGAGTCGTGTGCTGCGGCTCTTGAAGCTGATCCGCATCTTGCCGAAAGGTCTCCCTTCGATGTCCCGGATTTGAGAAAGCTTCTCAGCTTTTGCCTTGCCAACACCTACTTCAGCTTCGACAAGGTCTTCTACAAGCAAGTTCACGGAGCACCTATGGGTGCCTCTGTCTCGGTGACTGCTGCGAACCTAACCATGGAATGGCTGGAAAATCGGGCTCTCGCTTCTTTCAGCCCATCTCCAAGAATTTTCCTTCGCTATGTTGATGATTGTTTTTGTGTCATCGAGCGCTCTGCTTTAGAAGCATTCACGGCACACCTCAACAATCAATCTACCGCCATTCAGTTCACCGTAGAAATGGAGGCTAACCAGAGGCTACCCTTTTTGGACGTTCTTGTTAAAAGGACCAATGGAgcgctatctttctctgtctaccGAAAAGGCACGCACACTGGCAGGTACCTGAACTTCAAGTCTGTTCACCCTGACACTCATAAGAGGTCAGTGGTTGCCTCCTTGTTAGGCCGTGCAAATCGCCTTTGCACGAATCCCGAAGACCTGAACGCCGATGTAAAGATGGTTCGGGAGGATCTTTCGACGTGCGGTTACCGCCAGCGTTTGTTAATGCGGTGGAACATCGCATGTCTGCTCCCTCACAGCCTGCCAGTGTCCGACAGAGAAAACGCGCAGCTGTTCCTTATGTGCCCGGAATAA
- the LOC119381191 gene encoding uncharacterized protein LOC119381191: MADNMTMRGSTTDVPAPEIRRRRLLRVITTWMAMRAKHRSEERLLRLALEEQEAFTRACEDAMCANLFTMAAIAIELLHPIQRERWAFQRNERWFEGTLPHLGDAHFRQSLRVTPATFNYLVNVLTPVLERADTNMRPAVSVAKRIAIGLYRLRSTAEDATIAHLFGVGRSTVNVICREFFAAVIKTLEGQWLRMIRRAEMGEHIRKFHRVSGFPQAIGALDGCHIPVSPPEEHATDYFNYKGWYSMILLALVDHQYRFRYINVGSPGRCHDAFVYGRSDFCKLVESDFFKTPVSVIEGTTVAPIILCDQAFPLTANLQKPFANAVTGSRERMFNYQLSRTRRIVENAFGRLKARFRYTSKRMECKIKTAKQAIRAACVLHNICETLKDPVEYQWEQELHDFNTQYPQPAHSTDVSSGDGERVREALANYFFRQAQQQ, translated from the exons ATGGCCGACAACATGACGATGAGAGGAAGCACGACCGACGTTCCGGCTCCCGAAATACGACGGCGTCGGCTACTGCGCGTAATCACCACCTGGATGGCCATGCGAGCCAAACACCGCAGCGAGGAAAGACTTCTGCGCCTTGCGCTTGAAGAGCAAGAAGCTTTCACTCGAGCGTGCGAGGACGCGATGTGCGCCAACTTGTTCACGATGGCGGCTATTGCGATTGAGCTGCTGCATCCCATTCAGAGAGAGCGCTGGGCCTTTCAGCGCAACGAAAGGTGGTTTGAAGGCACGCTGCCGCACTTGGGCGATGCGCACTTCAGGCAGTCATTACGTGTGACGCCTGCAACATTCAACTACCTTGTGAATGTTCTGACACCTGTGCTAGAACGAGCAGACACGAACATGCGGCCGGCTGTGTCAGTGGCGAAGAGAATAGCCATCGGACTGTACCGGCTACGTTCGACGGCGGAAGACGCCACCATTGCACATTTGTTTGGAGTCGGTCGGTCGACAGTGAATGTAATATGCCGAGAATTTTTCGCGGCAGTTATCAAAACACTTGAGGGCCAGTGGCTTCGGATGATCCGCCGTGCTGAAATGGGGGAGCACATAAGGAAGTTCCACAGAGTCAGTGGCTTTCCGCAGGCAATCGGTGCTTTGGATGGTTGTCACATCCCGGTATCTCCACCAGAGGAGCATGCAACTGACTACTTCAATTACAAGGGATG GTACAGCATGATACTCTTGGCACTCGTTGACCATCAGTACCGATTCAGGTATATCAACGTGGGAAGCCCGGGCAGGTGTCACGATGCTTTTGTGTACGGTCGTTCAGATTTTTGCAAGCTGGTGGAGAGCGACTTTTTCAAAACTCCCGTCTCCGTCATTGAGGGAACTACAGTAGCACCAATAATACTGTGTGACCAAGCGTTCCCTCTAACGGCAAACCTTCAGAAGCCGTTCGCAAACGCAGTTACAGGAAGCCGTGAAAGGATGTTCAACTACCAGCTCTCAAGAACCAGGAGAATAGTAGAGAATGCCTTCGGGAGGCTGAAGGCTCGCTTCAGATACACTTCCAAGAGAATGGAGTGCAAGATCAAGACAGCCAAACAGGCCATCAGAGCTGCATGTGTGCTGCACAACATCTGCGAGACACTCAAAGACCCAGTTGAATACCAATGGGAGCAGGAGCTGCATGACTTCAACACGCAGTATCCTCAGCCAGCCCACAGCACTGATGTGTCCAGTGGTGATGGTGAACGTGTGAGGGAGGCACTCGCAAACTATTTCTTTAGACAAGCTCAGCAGCAATAG